CAGGAGGGCGGGGAGAATCGGAGTTACACATCACCATCACCCTCCACGGAGAGCCGGGTTTCGAGCGCGGTATCGAGGGCGGTAATCAGGGCGCGACCCTTGTCCAGCGTCTCCTCGTACTCGGCGTCGGGGTCCGAATCGTGGACGATACCGGCACCGACCCGGAGCCCGTACTCGCCGTCCGTGTGGACGAGCGTCCGGATGACGATGTTGAGGGTGGCGCGCCCGTCGAAGCCGAGCGCGAACATCGACCCCGTGTACGGCCCGCGCTTCGTCGCCTCGACTTCCTCGATAATCTCCATCGTCCGGGGCTTTGGCGCGCCGGTGATGGTCCCGCCGGGGAACGCCGCCGCAATCGCATCGACGGCGTCGAACTCCGGGCGGAGTTCACCGGCCACGAGCGAGACGAGATGCATCACCTCGGAGTAGCGGTCCACCCGGCGGTACTCCTCGACCTCGACGCTCCCGAACTGCGACACCTTCCCGAGGTCGTTGCGCTCGAGGTCGACGAGCATGGCGTGTTCGGCCCGCTCCTTCGCGTTCTCGGTGAGTTCGCGTTCGAGCGCGGCGTCGATATCGGCGTCGCCACCCCGGGGACGGGTGCCGGCGATCGGCTCCGTCAGGAGTCGGCCGTCGTCGACGTCGAGCAGGAGTTCGGGCGAGGCGCTCACCAGGTCCACGTCCGGGAACTCCACCAGCCCGGAGTAGGGAGCCGGATTCACCCGCCGGAGGGCGTCGTACGCCGCGACGGGGTGGACGGCCGCGGGCGCGGTGAGCCGCTGGCTCACGTTCGTCTGGAAGGTGTCGCCGGCGCGAATCAACTCTTTCACCCGGCGCACGCGGTCGGCGAACTCGGCACGCGTCGCGTCCCCGACGAACTCCACGGAGTCGGTTTCGACCGGTGGGTCGGGCAGCGACGGCTCGCCCGTCGTCAGGTCGGTCGCGAGCGATTCGGCCCGGTCGCGCGCCCGCTCGTAGATTGCTTCGGGGCCCTCGTCGCCGTCGACGCGCGGGCAGACACACACCCGGAGCGTCGGGTCGCCGTCGCGCGCATCGGCCGCCTCCCACGCCACGACGCTGTCGAAGCGGCCGAACTGGACCCGGGGAAGCCCGCGGTCGTCGACCGTCTCGTCGGGCAGCGCTTCGAGTTCCCGGACCGCGTCGTAGGAGAGCCAGCCGAACAGGCCACACGGGTACGGAACCGCACAGTCGCCGCGGACGAGCCGTTCGTCGGCGACTGCATCGCGGAGCGTATCGAAGGCCGACGTCTCGGGACCGACGCTGACGACTTCCTCGGGGTCGGTCGCGAAGTAGCCCCACCCGTCCTGTCCGCCGGTGGTCTCGTAGAAGACGCCGTGGTCGCCGCGCGCGCGGCGATAGGCGTCGAAGGGGTCGGCCACGACGCGCGCTTCCACGGGGATGCGCGCTCCGGCCGGCGCGTCGGCTGCCAGCTCGCGGAAGGCGGTCTCGTCGGTAGCGACCCGAACCATGTGGAAAACAGCGTCGCGGCCGATAACGGGGTTTCGGTTCTACTGCTCGCCGGCGCGGGCGATCCAGTCGGTCAGCCGCTTCGCCGAGATGCCGGTCTCGTCGGCGAGCCAGTCGGCGTCGGCGTCGGCGAGTTCGGCGACCGACTCGATGCCGGCCTCCTCCAGTCGCTTGGCGTAGGCCGGGCCGATACCGTTGATGGATTCGACGTGCGGGCTTCCGTCGGTCGGCTCCTCGGGGACCGGACCCGCGGCCTCTGCCGGTTCCGCGGCGGACGTCTCGGTGCCGGCGTGGTCGGTGACCTCGGTCGCCTCGGCCGGCTCCGCCACGTCGTCCTCGGGCGGCTCCTCCGTCATCGCGGCCGACCCCTCCTTGTGGGCGACGGCTTCGTCGTCTTCCTTCTCACTCGTCGGCGATTTGACGGCGTGCTCGCTGCTCGCGTCCGGCTGTGGCTCCGTGTCGCGGCCGGAGCCGAGCCCCAGTACGGATTTGATAGTGTCCAACAGTCCCATATTCGGACGTACTCGCGCGCCTGACTTAAAGCCGGTCCCGGAGCGCGCGGTTCATCGCGTCGACGGGCGCGTCCTCGCCGGTCCAAAGCTCGAACGCCTCGACCCCCTGAAACAGGAGCATCCACGCGCCGTCGACGGTCGTCGCGCCTGCCGCGTCGGCCTCGCGGAGCAGCCGTGTGTCGAGTGGCGTGT
This portion of the Halosegnis longus genome encodes:
- a CDS encoding anthranilate synthase component I family protein; amino-acid sequence: MVRVATDETAFRELAADAPAGARIPVEARVVADPFDAYRRARGDHGVFYETTGGQDGWGYFATDPEEVVSVGPETSAFDTLRDAVADERLVRGDCAVPYPCGLFGWLSYDAVRELEALPDETVDDRGLPRVQFGRFDSVVAWEAADARDGDPTLRVCVCPRVDGDEGPEAIYERARDRAESLATDLTTGEPSLPDPPVETDSVEFVGDATRAEFADRVRRVKELIRAGDTFQTNVSQRLTAPAAVHPVAAYDALRRVNPAPYSGLVEFPDVDLVSASPELLLDVDDGRLLTEPIAGTRPRGGDADIDAALERELTENAKERAEHAMLVDLERNDLGKVSQFGSVEVEEYRRVDRYSEVMHLVSLVAGELRPEFDAVDAIAAAFPGGTITGAPKPRTMEIIEEVEATKRGPYTGSMFALGFDGRATLNIVIRTLVHTDGEYGLRVGAGIVHDSDPDAEYEETLDKGRALITALDTALETRLSVEGDGDV
- a CDS encoding helix-hairpin-helix domain-containing protein, whose amino-acid sequence is MGLLDTIKSVLGLGSGRDTEPQPDASSEHAVKSPTSEKEDDEAVAHKEGSAAMTEEPPEDDVAEPAEATEVTDHAGTETSAAEPAEAAGPVPEEPTDGSPHVESINGIGPAYAKRLEEAGIESVAELADADADWLADETGISAKRLTDWIARAGEQ